The Maylandia zebra isolate NMK-2024a linkage group LG1, Mzebra_GT3a, whole genome shotgun sequence DNA segment TAACAAACATGcatatacatgcacacacataaacatacacacacagaataaAATGCTACACTGACTCTGACTGAACTGTATGTGTGGTAGGATTAAGGGCGGGGGCCAGGCCTGGGGAGGGAACCAGGATGGAGTGGTGAACAGCCAGCCGGGGGCACGAGTGGTGGACGAACGCGAACAGATGGCCATCAGTGGGGGCTTCATCCGCAGGTAACCATTCATGTGTGTAGGTGTTGGTTTGTGTACGCCCCAAGCTTGCTTGTTTGTGTCTGACTCTGTGCATAAATGCTCAGGTTTGGTTGTTGTGCAAAATGAGATATGTGGTAGTGTTTATGTATGTAATTATGTAATGACTGGAGGCATATCCTGGAGCCGACTGTTCATGTGACTCTTTAAGTAACTGTTTTCCTTCCTTATGCACAATGTGACTGTAATCTCTCAACTGAGTTTCGCCTCAGGAACAGATCAAATTGTATATCAGTTTAATGTTTAAAGATGTAAATACTGACGAACTGTGGAGACATTTCAGTCTGCAGCAATATCTCTTTAATTATGCATTAATTCGATATTTATATAAACACAATAATAGTTCCCACGACAACATTTTGAACCTATATCAGCGTTTAACCATTTAAagcaaaaacttatttttatttatgtatcgCAGCTTAATTACCTGAAACCTATCTTTGGCTTACCAGAGGGATCTCAGCCCTCATGTTGAAAGTCATTCAGTAATACCTAGTTATGTAATTTGCTGTCTGAAAGGTGAACATTTGTACTTTTAAACGTGATGTTTCTAACCCTTCATTCTCACTAGAGACAAAAACACTGTAGTAGTTAGTGTTTCCTTCTTAAAGCAGATGTGTTATGTGTTAACCTATTTTCTGTTGTGCACGTACTTCACAGTAGAAAATGGTCACCAATAATGCTAATATTTTAAGTTAGAGCATGTACAGGTATTTCCTTTGTGCCAGTAGGGCAGGCTTTTCTACTTTTCTGTCTATATGATTTCAGTGAGAGCAGAAATTCCTCACAGGTAGAAACCTGACTGCCTTCTATTTAAACCTTTGGTTTGCAAGAGGCAGTCAAACAGAACACACCAGACTTAAAGAAACCCTCCTGTAGAGGCAAATGAGTTACAATGACTCACAGACAATGGATAAACTGAGGGGCTGCATGAATAAGACCTTTTAGTAAGGAATAAGGATTGGATAAgggctttttaaaattaatattaCATGTTTTTAGGAAGCAATTTAACTCCATTAAAATGCTCTCCAGCACAATCCAACAACAGCTCCCATTGACCTTAAGCCAATAAGCAGTCTCACTTCAACCTTGTGAATTTTTCAGGGTAACAAATGATGCTCGGGAGAATGAGATGGATGAGAACCTGGAGCAGGTGGGCGGCATCATTGGCAACCTGCGTCACATGGCCCTGGACATGGGTCAGGAGATTGACACGCAGAACCGCCAGATTGACAGGATCATGGACAAGGTAGTGTACAGTCAGAGCTTTTTATGCCACTACCATGAACAgtattcagtttatttgatatggGATGGTGTTTTATATctgtataataaatatatatgatgTTTGATGGAAACAAGTCAGCTTCAAAAATGACGCTTTGAAATATATCTAGACTGACTCATTAGGTTATAATTtctcaaaacattaaaaaaaaaagaagaagaaaaagacagaaatcgAAAAAAGGAATTAAAATCAGAACGTGTAGTTGGACCGTTCCATTGCTGGAATTTTATGTaatgcaaataaaacacaaaaatacgtGCAAAATATAACTGTatagaaaaaacagaagttgGCTAATGGATTACAGGCTTGGCATCAGGGTATATAACAGCAGATATAAACCAGTTGTGCTGACTTTGATCAGATTTAGCCCCGATTTCACACACTAATGGGGAATTCCTGATTCACGTGCCATTGCATActttatccatccattcagtATCTTCATTTAATTTGCCCCTCTCCAATCTTTAGCACTGGTTTGACCACATTTTCCTACCTGAGCTCTATAACAGTTGGTGCTTCTTTCTTTCAGGCTGATTCCAACAAGACCAGGATTGATGAGGCCAACCAGCGTGCCACAAAGATGTTGGGCAGTGGCTAAACTACAGCGAAAAGTGCTTTCACCCTATTTAATCCATGTCACCctaacccccaccccccccccccaaaaaacaaacaaaaacaaacaaaaaaagaaaccctcAACCAAACCTATCCCTGCCCTTAACATCGACACCTGGCGCCCTCTTCCTTTGCTTAGTAGCAGGCACTGCAAAATTATGCTTTTATTGTGATACTGATAGAgttttgcacacatgcacatatcaCACGTTGCTCTGCTCGCCCCTCCAACTCCTGCATCACTTCCAGTCCTTGTTGTCAGTGTTGTTCTGTGATGTTGCTCAtctaattttgttttaaaaaaaatagttacacaaccACCAGTCAAACTCTTTCCATGCTGTACATAGTGTTTCTTTAATGGTTTCAGTGATTTAGATCACGTGTCCTGTTTTCTTcatcattctttctttttttttaaaaaaaagtatatgtGTAAGATAAGTTGTATGTACCCCCCGTTTCAAAATGTCCTTCACTCATATCAGTATTCTGGTGTTGTCACACAGTGTATTCAACAGTTAAGATGTTGTGATGCTACAGTACCAATAAGGCCACACTGATTTGAAGTTACCAAATGAACATGCAGCCTTTACTGTTTATTACCAAGGCTActgtttaaatacatttaatggCCATAGTTGACCAAGTGTCTGGGCCATTTGGATGAAGATGTGGCTTTCTGGTCAAGACTATACACTGGTATTTTATCAACTCAATTAACAGAGCAGTCTTAAAAGAATATAATGCCATTTAAACTGTATAGAACAAGTATTTTTCCTCAGGGAGCGAAATCtgaccatttaaaaacaaaagcaaaatgtttgtttaatgCATTGAAATCTATAAAAGCCACCGCTTATAAGGCTTGGTGTGTAGGTGAACAACTGCAGTTTCTTATGGTCTGAATAGCATCATTGATAATCAGACAAATA contains these protein-coding regions:
- the LOC101468238 gene encoding synaptosomal-associated protein 25-B isoform X1; amino-acid sequence: MADESDMRNELADLQTRADQIADESLESTRRMLALVEESKDAGIRTLVMLDEQGEQLERIEEGMDQINKDMKDAEKNLNNLGQFCGLCSCPCNKIKGGGQAWGGNQDGVVNSQPGARVVDEREQMAISGGFIRRVTNDARENEMDENLEQVGGIIGNLRHMALDMGQEIDTQNRQIDRIMDKADSNKTRIDEANQRATKMLGSG
- the LOC101468238 gene encoding synaptosomal-associated protein 25-B isoform X2 produces the protein MADESDMRNELADLQTRADQIADESLESTRRMLALVEESKDAGIRTLVMLDEQGEQLDRVEEGMNKVNADLKEAEKDLKDIGQCCGLICPCIKKIKGGGQAWGGNQDGVVNSQPGARVVDEREQMAISGGFIRRVTNDARENEMDENLEQVGGIIGNLRHMALDMGQEIDTQNRQIDRIMDKADSNKTRIDEANQRATKMLGSG